In Silurus meridionalis isolate SWU-2019-XX chromosome 29, ASM1480568v1, whole genome shotgun sequence, one DNA window encodes the following:
- the rpl15 gene encoding 60S ribosomal protein L15, with product MGAYKYMQELWRKKQSDVMRFLLRVRCWQYRQLSALHRAPRATRPDKARRLGYKAKQGYVIYRVRVRRGGRKRPVPKGATYGKPVHHGVNQLKFARSLQSIAEERAGRHCGGLRVLNSYWVGEDSTYKFFEVILIDTFHKAIRRNPDMQWITKAVHKHREMRGLTSAGKKSRGLGKGHKFHLTIGGSRRAAWRRRNTLQLHRYR from the exons ATGGGTGCGTACAAGTACATGCAGGAGTTGTGGAGGAAGAAGCAGTCGGATGTGATGCGCTTTCTGCTGCGTGTCCGTTGCTGGCAGTACCGTCAGCTCTCCGCCCTGCACCGCGCTCCCAGAGCCACCCGACCCGACAAGGCCCGGAGACTCGGGTACAAGGCCAAGCAAG GTTACGTCATCTACCGGGTGCGCGTTCGCCGCGGTGGCCGTAAACGCCCCGTGCCCAAAGGTGCCACCTACGGCAAACCCGTGCACCACGGCGTCAACCAGCTGAAGTTCGCCCGCAGCCTACAGTCCATCGCTGAG GAACGTGCCGGCCGTCACTGCGGTGGTCTCCGCGTGCTGAACTCTTACTGGGTGGGTGAAGACTCCACGTACAAATTCTTCGAGGTGATCCTGATCGACACCTTCCACAAGGCCATCAGACGCAACCCCGACATGCAATGGATCACAAAGGCCGTGCACAAGCACAGGGAAATGCGAGGCCTCACGTCAGCCGGCAAGAAGAGCCGTGGTCTGGGCAAGGGCCACAAGTTCCACCTCACCATTGGTGGTTCTCGCCGTGCCGCATGGAGGAGACGCAACACTCTGCAGCTGCACCGCTATCGCTAA